The nucleotide sequence aacaagttaggaagATACAACCTTTTGCTTAACTAAGCAAGCCCTCTAACACTAAactaggtatttcaaccccttacttcaataagcaagtcctctagcacaacaagttaggaattTTACAATGTAGtacaagataagagaggatctaagagttatcactcttagttacaaattctctcaataatATAACACGACTTGaagataaatttacaaagataagTACAAAGCatttttggagagaaataaaaTCACCAATGAAGCACACAATAGAGTAAGCACTTGGAAGCTTGAAATTTAATCTCTTGGTTACTTTGAATCACCTatttgatctctatttatagagcatCTCGagtcaattaaaaaatatagctgTTGGAGACTTGAACAGTGGAGAATCTAGCTGTTAGAAATTGTCTGGGACATAAACTGTCAACTTTTGATGAAGAACTGTCGACAATATGAAagaattattgatattttttatgcaGGAGCTGTCGACATTTAGATACAGAGAGCAATGATTTGAAACTGTCGATAGTTTCTAttaaactgtcgacagttttaTAAAACTATCGACATCTTGAAACAAACTATTGACAGTttgccaagataaaaattcactgATGTTATTAACTTTGCTTTGATGATACAAtccacaacatatttacatttctttagtttaagtaaatgtcctcattttgttttatttatattttaccttctatttactttaatacataaatgtaaataagaaagtacccccatttgaattcaataaaaatatctagaaaatcaaaattcataataataaaaaagtagaatttggtttttagtacaaacttaggattttgcgattttaccacctccaagatataaactttctatttcttgaaaatttcattaaaaatcattttaacaccaatgaatgttagctattgaaataccgaaaaatagtttttcaaaatgaaaacattttcatatatgtctccttataatgtactaatcttccagacttagaaaaaattatagatcattcgGTTTTCATTTCACATAGgtacttgaaattaatttttgttgaaaaccataaacttgactcgttacttggggatcaaaaccaaatgatgtttttcatcatcaaaactaatcacaagtgtaaaacatcaaaaactatgagaaaaatagaacaaattatgaaaaattaaggaaaaatagattttgatgttcctttaaataaatatggtgtttagggagtgtTGTGGcacgaggttgagtataagtaccGGTGTTTGAGGTTTGACACGTAAATCGAGGTTGTGCACGAGATTTGAGGCATTCTAAATATGTTCGAGATAAGTGTTCACCCCTAAAATTCCATTTATTGTGAGCACTTCTATTtcaacttggtttattgtgggtGGTTCGACCCTATATTTGAATTTGTTGCATACAAATAGTTTAACCTGTGAAGGTTGTTTTTATGTGCGAGGTTCGTCCCAAAATGTTTATatatgtgcattgaattttgtgaactaaattatgtacattaaatgttattttatatgatgcatcgaGTTGTGgtatgtggcattggcatgtgtttGTGTTATTCATATAGGACATCAGCCTGGAATGTTGTCCgaatagtgtagccgtaattccccaagagtATTAACGGAATAACGTATAGGGGTATCTCGTGTCAGGTGTGCTTGTTGGGATGGtcgcctagggttccgtgccagGCTGGATGGCCAAGAAAGTTACACTAGAATGACTGGTTGTCCATGTGATATATGGGTTGGGAATGGGTAATGTTTCCGAattgcttttgagtgggaacgtaatccctgaCGTGATTGTGGTGAGTCGGGTTCCTGCTTCGATGTTGACCTTCTTGGGCCGGGAGTGATAACGATTGTTCCCAAGGTGTCAGGGAGATGTGTTGACTTTTCCCTTCTTAAGGTAGGACTGTGTTGTGTCAGTGTGGTGATGTTGCCTTTAGAAAGATTGTTTTTTCCCTGTGGTTGGGTTAAGcgttgtgtgggattctcttgggttgggACTTGTAGGGTTATGTCgatttgtttcatgtcttgcatacattcataaaaatgtgttttgaattctcacttagatgattcaacattttattttggactttgtccctggaatattcaaacattccaagtgAAAGTAGCGGTGTAAAAGGGAAATGAATTGCCGAAGAGTGACAGCGATTAGTAGATGGTTTATAGTATGCTgcttttaattatgttttacatTTTGATGACATCATGTAAAACGATGATTCGACTTTAAAGTTATGAATGAGATGGTTAcggttatatatcatttgaggtttcgatctagtttTTGTATTTGAGATGTTTTATCTGTCTTAATttattcactacaaaaaaaatcagttttagtgacggaaaaatccgtcactaaaaacataaaatccgtcactaaatttttctgtgacggggtaaaatccgtcactaaagggggcgtgacagaattttagtgacggggtgagtgctacccgtcgcagatctgtgacgggatagcaattccgtcacagatttgtgacgggacacccatcacagatttgtgacggggcAGTAgtacccgtcacagatctgtgacggggcagttccacccgtcacagatctgtgacgggggaagtgctgcccgtcacaaatctgtgacggcgAAATAgtgcccgtcacagatctgtgatgggGAAGTactgcccgtcacagatttgtgacagGGATTCCCATCACAAATCTGTGATGGGGAACTGTctgtcacaaatctgtgacggataTGACaagccgtcacagatctgtgacgggaagtactgccccgtcacagatttgtgatgGGCACTACCCGTCACAAAcactcttaaaataaaaaaaataattaaaacaaacaatctgtgacgggtagtaaccccgtcacagatctgtgacgggtagtacccccgtcacagatctgcgacgggaGTACCcgtcacaaatattcttaaatataaaaaaaataatattaaataaataatttttagtatatatttttagtatataaacttaaaatattaagaaaatatttttagtatataaacttaatatttttagaaaatattaagtttcttaaaatatatgttttcttaaatagtaagtttatttttagtatataattttttacgtattttatttaaaattacaatatttttcattaaaaatatatctaaacttaaaaataaaaaaataaacattatttacacatgcacgAGTTTCCTAGTCCAattattacatatcaaaataactaaataattaattagttgtagtttaattatttaattaagcattacaaataatataaacaattaaactaaaactaaactaattaatataaaaataaactgctaaactaacacaaaaataataactacaaataaactaacacaaaaataaaataactacaactaaactaacacaaatatattatacttaaactaacagaatataattaaaactaaaacaaaataaaaaacataaaatacttagCTTGAGAACACCGAAgataactgaagaagaagaagaaccaagaaCACTGTGATGAACCGAGGAGACAAAGAgactgtgaagaagaagaaaaaccaaggaaactgtgaagaagaagaaaaatcgagacagtgagagaaagggagggggggCCGTTCAAAGGTGTGGAAGAAGAGTGGGAGGGAAAGGCGGGCGGGGGTTATTTTAAAGGAACGATTGTGACGGGATGTCAGTCCCCGTCACAGAACTGTGACGGGGAGTCAGTCCCGTGGCAAAACTGTGACGGGGACTGACAagtcccgtcgcagttctgccacggggcgtcagtcccgtcgcagaactgtGATGGGGCGTCAGTCCCCGTCGTAGAACTGTAACGGGATTGACATGTCCCGTCGCAATTCTGTGACGGGGCGTCAGTccccgtcgcagaactgcgacgggatTGACATGTCCCGTCGCAATTCTGTGACGGGGCGTCAatcccgtcgcagaactgcgacgaAACATCAGTCCCGTCACAGTTCTGCGACGGGAAACCTCGCTCCCGTCGCTGATTTGCGAAAGGGAGATTATTTTTCGTCACTATTTTGTGACGGGATACACTATCCTGTCACTGATTTGAGACGGAAATAGATATCCCGTCACAATTTTGTGACGGTAATTTCAGACCGTCACTAAACCACTTTAGTGAcggctttccatcactaaacccgtcacaaattagtgacgggagcatccccgtcacaaaacccgtcactaaaactgatttttcttgtagtgattaaTGATTCTGAGTtcgatatactgagaaggtgtaacgagaTTGTAGCGAACGATCTAGGTGTTAAGTTtctgttggaaaaaaatatattcccgaGATCTTACATTATGTAATGCCCCGAGAAAAGTGAAGTGTTATAGAATGGATATTAAGCTAGAagatatacatacacatatatccAGAACCAATAATCAAAGCCAAAGATCCTTAACATTAATTGTTCACTTCTGAATTATTGCATAAACTAAGTTATATTCATACAGCCAGATGATGTATTTGCATAAACTTTAAGTGATTCATATCTGAAATACGtactgatctctctctctctctctctctctctctctctctctctctctcattttctattATGCAGTCACTTCTTCAGTTCCTTCAGAAAATCTTCATTGTCAACAAGAATCTACAAAAGGGGAAAGAACCACATATCATGAGCTTCGATCTATTGATATATATGTCATCcctgcattaattaatttccttcatctAATTAATATGAACAATGCTTCAATAAGATGTGTGAGTGGTTCATCACATTATTCATATACTATAACTAGAAACTTACAATTTTCCATCCTTCTGGATCTTGAAACGAGAGGACCTTCATGTTGATTTCAGGAGGTTGATAATGAGTGATTGTTCCTCCAAGCTCTGCAGCAACTGCCTTCACAACCTCAACACTTTTGTATACGTCGTCTGTGGTTATGGCAACCTATGTCGAATTTTTTATCCATCAACAGTGATGAAGActtattaaaaaacaaaaaactgcaATCGTCGGTAAAAGCGTCTTCtcactgaaaaaaaaaaaagaaaatcgaTGGTAACAGTATGATATATTCTGGCGCCTTTCAACAGTCTCTCGCTATATATTTCGGTAGTTTATAGATGGAATGACAGTTTATCTTAATGGTACGATCTATACTGACAGACTTTTTAGTTTTTACCGATGATTTTTGCCCAATAAAAGTTAATTACTTTTTAAGTTGAGACggatgatttaaaataaaaagagcaTATACTAAAGCATCTAAGAATTAtgaaacaatatatatgtaACCTGTGCGTATCCATTTCCTTTGGTATATTCCGTGACACCATAGTCATATTTCAGCTCTAAAACTGTGTCGAATTCGTTGGTATAACCCATCAAGGCCACTGTAAACTGCACACAACAACGCCATCTAAATCTATAAATGTCAATGGAAAAACTAGCTAGCTAGATAGAGCAATGCTTACCCTCTCTTGTGGCCTATCAAACTTGTACAATAATTTCATCCCCAAAGCCTGCATATTTATGCAAAAAACTCATAACAACAGATTATCAAAGAAATCCTGAAATTTCTAGCAATAATCAACCAATCTAACCATTACTTTTTCGTAGAACTTGACAGCGCGATCAAGATCGCACACGTTGAGATTTACTTGACAGAGTGGCTGAGGAATAGGTCTTTGGATTAGCTCGAAAGCGTAGCCGTCGACATCTTTCACAAAGGCAAAGACAGTCTTTCCACCCTTGATTGGACCGGCCTCCCTGGTGATGGTGCCACCCTTGGCTCTTATATTTTCAACCATTTTGTAAACCTGATTGAATACATGAGATTAGTGTCCAAATTTAGTTAACGATCGAATTGTGTTTAacttatttgtcattgatgctGGTTATGGCCCTTACATCTGTGTTTGCAATAGCAAAATGGCCAAAACCAGTCCCAATCTCAAGCTTATCCGCTCCATAATCTGCCAGCAAGTTCATTAAAAGTATAAGATacgagaaaaaagaagaaaatgaaactgTAAATTAACAACTTCCCTAGTTTGACAAGAGTTTTTGGTGTATATACTGCATGTTAATGCTGCCACAAAATGTGATTCTTCGGGGCCAAATCCCAGGAAAGCTCTCGAGTAATTCTCCTCTTCAATGTCTCTCTTCCTCAGAAGTTTCATCCCCAAACATTCTTCGTAAAACCTGATATTGATGTTGATCCACAATTAATCCGACGTTGattcaaaattaaatccaaGGCCTAATTAACGACTACGGTTAATTTAGGATTAATTACTTAATGGCGCGATCAAGGTCTGCCACGCGATACTCAGCACGTAAAAAGCGGCGATTGTCCTTCTTTGGCCATTCCATCAACTCATCCATATCCACTGAACGCGAGTCCATCGCGCGGCAAACTTGAAGTTAGATGTGTTTATTCGGCTCTATATCTGAAGATTTCAAGCAGTCGACAAAGCTTAAATGGATGAAATACTATTGCAAGGTACCCTCAAAAGTCTAGACAGAAGATGCCTTATAATTATGTATCGAAACCAAATATGTATAATGAGGAAAAGATATatctatacacacacacatagagacAACCAATAGAACTTCTTTCTGTATATGTCAAGAgcaaattaatattaattaaacttcCACAAAATTGTAATAAAAGATCATAGAAATTAAATCGAATTAGTAACCATGCAtacgcagagagagagagagagagagacttgcTCAAAGTAATGATGAAGTATTGGTTGACAAATCGTGAGATTGAGCTGCAGGGCCCCTCAAGGGAGGGCATCCAAGTCTGGGTTGAGAAGCTTGGATGAAGAAGAGTTGCAGAGAAAAGTACTGGGCATGGCCGTGGTTTTAATGTGTTTTATGTTTCATGCTTTGGTCACCAATGAACGTTAATAGCGTCATCGTTTGGGCTGCCTCACCAATTTTTCTTGCAAGATAAAGATGGGATTTTGGGCTGGGTTGACTTCTATTTGTTATtcaccaaattttcttttacttgtaAATTTTCTcaatattcattttcttttgtataTTGAGTTGCAAcgaaaatttaaattctaaatttttaatgataccATCCAAACACAACGTTAATGAAATGGTATATTTATgaagtatttataaaaaaaaatcttattaaaaTGATGTGGCAGCAatattgtttattattattattataatttattggaATAAAATTGTGGAActgtgtaaattcttaattttagaTACTATAGATATCTTTTCATACAGTCACCACCGTGTTTAATTTTCAACAATATTAATGCCGGAATCCGATGACACGGAAATGATCAATATTCCTTATATTGTGTATATCTGAGTTCTAGAATTTGGGCTCCACAGTTGCCAAATTTGAAAGCTTCCCTCTGAAACCCCATTTTGAAAATCCTCAAAACTCAAATAGAGACCTGAATTgagggggggggtggggggagggTAATTTCAAAGTCTTATTTCTAATGTAGGTTTCACGCCACACCTCTTCGTgtttatgtaaaatttttaaggaCAAATAAGTTAAACGGTGTCATCACTTATTTTCTATTGGGAGTTAATAACATTAGTTTAAGTTACCATTGTTTGCAATGTGAATAACAATGATTGTCAAGTAAGTCAAGCATAAGTATTTGCACTTTATATATTAGTTCATGCTTAGTAACAACAATCttgaataattttgatgttCGTtgcattttcttaattttttgttgGGTAAAAGGGTAAAAGTAGGAGTTCAAAGGATATCCGAGTTAAGTCGACCTTGCCTATAATACCCGAAAAATTCTTAAGATTATAAATGGGATTTTACAAAGGGTATaagtggaatttttgaaaaaatgtggTTATAAGGTACACTATCGCAATTTTAGGTAATTGAATCGACCAAAGGGAATACCACAGACCTTAGAttcttaagaaaaatgatatagtatcaACGAGTggttcgaggcatgattttaggtgtcaaaagaaattggatcgggaatgattttcggtatagttatgGATCAGACTGAAAAATCGACTCAACGTAAGAAACATCTGAAAAGTCAACGAAGTGCTTCAAGGACCAATACTTTATATGAAGAACAACCCTTGAACAATTTCgagttgaaacaaaagaatttagggtcaaaacaatcaatcgggtcaaagtgtaatttaataattttgccCAAGGGAGAtcaaaaaagtaatttttcaaaaacttcaatgatgaaatgaagaacACAAAACTTAGGGGCCTTAATGGTAGTATTGGAAAGTCAAAGGTGTTACGAAAAGGGTCGAAATGACATTTGGAAAGAATAAGGGACCAAAGTGTAATAAACTAAAATGCAGTGTGAGCACTGCAAAAACAAAATGACTATTGCACTGCCGCCTCACGTGGAGCTATTTCTGGAGATGGGACGGCTGAGGTAGGGCTCGGGGGAGGTTGTATACAGCGTGGGGAGGCTTGGGGGCCAAACCTTGGCTGGTGATTGGGCAAATAGTGGTCAGATTTTGCTATAAAAAGGGATCGAGGGTTTCGAATTTTGGCAAACAAATTGGCCGAGTTTTGGAGCGTTTTTTAGGGATtggttaaggggcttttgatccttgtaTCAAGGGGAAGAATTCTAAAGTTTTTGGGAGAGggtaattgtaacaccccgtcctATACaagcatgtcactataaggaaattcccagggtttcttttttttttccttcaagtCCGTTTCTTGTGGCGccgtgagcacaatcttcacatgcagatgaaacactcgtcgcaAAACTATAGCCGACACCCGCAGTgattcaagaacaatcttcacatgcagatataaaccccgagagttccagtcttgTTCGTTTAATTAACAATAACATAATCATAACTAAACGAGACGATATAAACACAGCAGAATACTTAAGCATCAGAATGACGTGACCTACCATGTGTTACACATAAGATGTTTCTACActggtatatatataacaccGTTACTAACAATTACAACACCGTCGAGCGATTGCTCATACATATAACATAGTAAATATCAGTACtcccaaaataatacaacaactgTCAGATAAACACCACTGGCTCACCGGCCGTGTCCTCGACCTCAcagctgtccctgactggaacgttgaatgttccaggggcataacccatgttagatgataaaccatctaagtgaaggcatgaaacagtttatataatgcatgaaagacacacgagcatgaCATACtgaacgacaacatgcaagacacgtctaacttgagagatatccctgacatacttaatccctcaagtgccccagtgtgacacccgttcacctggtttaacattgttccaatctcaagtagaccccatcccgtcccatacggacacAACACCAacacgaatatcaataccccgatgatatgaaaatcacacgccatgcactgactgttttataagtaaaacagttgatgcaatgtagcaaatgttgacacaatgatcataagtaaaaagccttgtaaaacaatctaagTCCAGGAGGGTATAACTgctcactagaacccaccacaaacacttaaaaacacttccaagacaagataaatctagaatcaaaccactcacatCGAATCGTAAAAGTCtggattttgcctcgaaaaatgtgCCACACCTCGAAAATTGTGTAATCCTTCTTCCAACGGCCCAATTGACTCCTATTTCAtcatttaagacctttggaatcaacatttctattttcccacaattttctctatttttatttatttttcaaacatttctactttcgaaaattcactaaaaatacctaacatcaacttttacaaaatattttttcatgataattcttaaaataattttatctaaattctgaaattaaaaacacataaaaacccgccctcacgcgccaccccgAAGCCCTGCGAGTGGGAGCCACGCATCACCGCACAATCGTCTTCTCCGGCCTTCTTCTTTGGCTCCGGCGACTCCTTTGGCCAAAACAACTATGGGGCCTTGAAGATCTCAATGAAGCGACCTCAAT is from Diospyros lotus cultivar Yz01 chromosome 2, ASM1463336v1, whole genome shotgun sequence and encodes:
- the LOC127795453 gene encoding lactoylglutathione lyase GLX1-like, which gives rise to MDSRSVDMDELMEWPKKDNRRFLRAEYRVADLDRAIKFYEECLGMKLLRKRDIEEENYSRAFLGFGPEESHFVAALTCNYGADKLEIGTGFGHFAIANTDVYKMVENIRAKGGTITREAGPIKGGKTVFAFVKDVDGYAFELIQRPIPQPLCQVNLNVCDLDRAVKFYEKALGMKLLYKFDRPQERFTVALMGYTNEFDTVLELKYDYGVTEYTKGNGYAQVAITTDDVYKSVEVVKAVAAELGGTITHYQPPEINMKVLSFQDPEGWKIILVDNEDFLKELKK